The Girardinichthys multiradiatus isolate DD_20200921_A chromosome 21, DD_fGirMul_XY1, whole genome shotgun sequence genomic sequence CTTTATGTGTTTCAGGTAGGAGAAAACAACAATCACACAGAAATGACAGAGAAAAGGTGCATTCAAAGATTATCGTGTCCTGACAAGGATTTTTGTCCTGTCAGCTAGGAAAGAGAAGCCGTccacaaaaaaaatctgtgtggATTGACTGTGGCGTTCATGCCAGGGAATGGATTGGACCTGCTTTTTGCCAGTGGTTTGTCAAAGAGGTACTTCTATGTAATCGTCTGCAGATTTCATTAATGAATGGATGTTTAAACCTTCATTCTTTCAGGCAATCTCTGATATAAAGGATCTTTAACAAGGCCGTAGCTGTTAACTTGTCATGCATAGCTATCCTGATGCAAACATGTCTTTTACACCTGTAATActgattaaaacatttacacaggTTCCATCTCACAGTTTTACATGCATTTTTCATGCTATTATGCTACCCTGGACACTCAGTCTCCTTGGGTTGTTGGGCCTCAGCTTCAATCTTTCCAAAACCAACATCTGCAGCTCTGACTCGTCTCCCACTCGTCTTTTTTCAGCAGTTCTCTCCTTGGTGCATGTGACCAAAACAGCTCACATGGCATCATTTTGGATTTGCTTGGATTGTCAACCATAAAGACCCAAACGTTGAGCTGAATAGAGGGTAGGGCCAGTGACTTGCTTGTCCTATTTGTCCCATTAGTGATTTCATTTGCACCATTAGTATGATTGTTGTGACTACAACTTAGGCCCTGTGCTTCTACTAAACTACTTGTCCCCAAAAAGACCAGCAAGTCATTTTTGACAAGTTTTTAAACCATAGACAAAGCAGAAGTACTTCCAATTCAAAGCTTATACTCCGTATTAAACAAATGAATCTTTAATTTTGACTTAAAAACACTGAGTGAATATGCCTTCCTGATATCTAGAGGTAGATTGTTCAATAGTTCTGGTGTCTGATAAGAAACTGTTCACTCCCACGCTGTGTTTTTGCAAACTCTGTCGATGCTTAACAAATAATTACCCTATGAAGGCAGCGGACATGCTGGTGCTTACAGGATCACCAGCTCAGACAAATTCATAGGTACAACCTCTATTTCTAAGCCAGTGTAGAGATTCAAAACTTAAGTGACCTGTGAATATTTACTGGTGGCTATGAAAAATCCTTGCTGCTTGATAAACTTGATAAAAGAGCATTATAATAATCTAATCTTGAAGAAATAAAGGTAtgactttattattttatctatTACAGTTAAAGTAACTTTCTCCACCCCAAAGATTTTGGGTAATATCAAAAGTACTACTTCCCTACCAGGATACATTTATAAGGTAAATCTCTACCTGTATCGGTGTGTTTTTACCCTGGTGGAAGCAGTTGAAAAGAAGCAGGGTTAATTATGTTTCTAATTATGCTTCTGCTTGCCTTAAAAGGTTCCTGAAGTGGAAACGGGCTTTTAGTCTCAATTATTTTCTCTGAAATGAAAGCCAGACCAGCACCGGACGCTGCAAGAATATTTATTTCCCCCACCTTTTTTATATACCATTTGTTCCCCAGATGGATGGGAATAGAAACACAGTAAGAGCCAGAAGAAAAAAGGATTCAGAGTTTATGTAAATTTAGAGGCCTGTAAACTGTTCTGAAGaatttgttaattttgttgTGCATAAAAATTGGAGAGGCGGGAACAGTTCGGTTCAtgttttgaatttctttacccccttgcaaaaatatttgtcagatcatttttcatttttgtgttattaATTAACCAAAATGATTCATTAAATAGTGCAAAATGTTgaatctttattatttttagttgaCAACTGTATTTAATGTGTGGTTGAATatgagaaagagtcctgctgtATATACTGTTGTAAGTAagtatgtaaaatatatttatatagtacctttcacagataaaaataaaaaaaatgttatgcaaAGAAATTGAAGGTCTGCTCTGCTGCCACTTGTCAGTgacacaaaaccacaaagatCTATGCGTGGTACTTGCCCTGTCAACTGGGGCATCCCAGAaaagtttttcccatttttgtttttttactcatagcatttacttttttacattttgtcccattacaGCCAAAACATTCAATATCTTTTAGTGGGagtttatttgatagaccaacactcAGTATTGTATGATTATTAAGTAGAGGGacaatcttttaaaaatagctcaagtgtttttattcagttttaaagtcttgccagagcttttaattggatttagatccagactttgactaggtcatttcAACACAGTAATAAGTTGTgaaattgtagctctggttgtatgtttatggttgtttttACTGCTGGAAGGTGATTCTCTGCCTCAGTCTGTAttctttttcagcctctaataggttttatttcaggattatcctgtatttggctccatcaaTCTttccatgaactctgacctgcttcattgtccctgctaaagaaaagcatccccacaaaaAGGCCAAAAGGTTTaactttagtctcatctgaccagacagCCTTCTTGCATATGTTTGCTCTGTCTTCTagatggcttgtagcaaactgcaaaggGGATTCTTATAGCTTTTAAACCATGACGTTTTTCTTGcccctcttccataaaggtcagatttttgGAGTTCACGCTCTTTGGCCTCTTTTCCCAACCTCTCATCTTTTGGTTTGCCGTTGTAccatactttttccattttcaaataaTTGTCTAACAAGGTTGGATGTTATACtctaacctaactctgctttaaacctgTGTTCCATGGTCTTCAAGAATacatttgttcactaatgttctcttaggccttcacagaaccgcTGGAATTAGGCTGGGATGAAATTGCACAGATGTTGCCACTATTTATTAATTAGGTGACCTTTGAAGGGAATTGATGGCATTGTAATGTATTTAATGTATCAGTAAAAGTGGCTGAATCccacatttttaaagattttattagtAAGAAATTGGTCCCTTCCAAATGAGACGTGAATGGAAGAGACACCTGGGCGAAGGGAGCTATGATTATTGCTTTAGTGATATAATTTAAACCTGATGTTTACATAAATGTGAAACACTGCATCTTTTCATTGGTAATTCCTTAAAGCTCCTTTTTGGCAGACATGTTCTCTTCTCAAAGGGCATTTTAGAGATTGACTAACTTATTACAAGtaatgcaaaaagaaaactagAACCAGGTGTAGGaaagtaaaatgcaaaaaaaaaaaaaagcaaaatcagaTGAAACAAACCAAGGAGCAGAATTAGAAATCAACCGGCATAACAGGGGAGTGAAAAGCAAATGGCAGAACGAAATTAAATCcacaattaaataaaaccaagcgttagaaacagtcagtcagtcagtcagtcattttctactgcttattccatagtgggttgtggggaagctggtgcctatctccagcaatctatgggcgagaggcagggtacatcctggacaggtcgccagtccatcgcagggcaacacacaaacaaccacgcacaaactcattcatacacctaaggacaatttagagtgaccaattaacctaacaggcatgtctttggactgtgtcAGAAGTCACAAGattttcattaaatgtttcTAATGCGTTAgaaacatttaatgaaaatCTTGTGACTTCTTACAACAGTAAAGGTAAAAACATGACCTACACGTTGGGTGTGATGTAATAACGGTGCTAGACCACTGGAGGTCAGTGTCCCGTTTCTCTTTAAAGCTGCGGCACATCAACCATGGCCAAAAATTTGCAACCTGACCTTTAACCTAGGCCTATGTTTGTCTGCAAAGGAAATGCAAGAACAGTTAGCCTAGTGATCTGAGCACCTAACTCAAATCCTCATTATTAGTCAGGTATAAATAAGACGTGTCTTTAGATTTAAAGCTGGTTACACAATGTAAAGAGAAGCAAACTGTTaccataataataaaccatGGTTTGTTATTTAACTCTCAGATGAgtcaaatgcattttttttgcaTGCTTTCAGGCACTCAGCTCATACAAGTATGACTCCGTGATGACACGGCTACTCAACCAACTTGACTTCTTTATCATGCCTGTCTTCAATGTGGATGGATATCACTTCAGCTGGAACACGGTACAGGATGTTCTACAATtggttttctcattttttaaaagaagaacGAAACTAGTGTCTCTGTCCCGTCCTCCTATTCATCCTTAGACTCTGCAggagtgttttttcttttaaaagggAGTCGTTTCTTTctaccaaaataaataaacttataCATTTAAGTAAATGGGTATCCCTGaacaaaatggtaaatggatgGGTGTGCAAATTCACAAAGAGGCCAAAGTGATCTGGAACCAAACTTTTCTATTCAAACTAAActcaaaaactgaatttgtttatatatttttcatttttgttttctgatacTCAAagtttaaacagattttctcaGACTTTTAAAGcatcttttaaaaaattgttGGAGTTGTtccctaaactcctgcgtgctcgtttgtttggtaaagctaagacatcctatactgttgctaataaaataaagtaataaaagaacacGGAGACTGCGCagtctttagatgcctgtacagggagaagctcgTCTCGTTTTCTGAAACTTCCGATTACTTCCCCAAGAACAGCAGTCTTTATTCAAAAGCCAGGCGTAtacttgtacatgaaaaaacacacattttaatcGACTGTTTGATTTCATATCTGGAGCTGTCTGACACCCATTCAGCTGACTTTtcgacacttcctgtttttctatttttgacctttatttacatatgtagaaatataaaaatatctgttgtcACTGGGCAAAAGTAAgtcttacatacagaaatatcttgtTATCACTGGGCAGAAGttatctaagtcaaacacacacaggagccTGTTAGCAGACCTCCACTaaattacacaatacattttatttcacacattattaaacatacttaagcATAGCCATACcaatcctataagcatagcatgaatattttccaacacaaCTGCCTCCCTGCTCTTAGATGTGCTGAATGATTAAACTTACTGCTTGATGGATTGTTTTGGGGAAGATAGACTCTAAAATTGTTGTAATTATTTTCTGTAGGATCGGTTCTGGAGGAAGACTCGCTCCAAAAATCACAAGTTCCactgtcgaggagtggatgCCAACAGAAACTGGAAGGTGAAATGGTGCAGTGAGTTACTTTTTCAAGTGTTAAGAAAATAAGTTGAATGGAACACTCATGGCAGGATGGACAGGCTGCAAATAACTAAATTAACTGACATGTTGTAGCCATCATAAATAATATATGTAAACAGTTTGTATCTGCTAATTAGAGAGGAGCTTATCTGTTGTTTTTGGTGGATGTTGCCAGATTGCTTTACATATATCTGGAATgtacacaaaataaatcaaaacaaaagatttcattttcttgCATTTCCAGATGAGGGCGCTTCCTCCCATCCGTGTGACGACACCTACTGCGGTCCCTTCCCCGAATCTGAACCCGAAGTCAAAGCAGTCGCCAAGTTTCTGCGCAAGCACAAGGAGCGCATGAAGGCGTACATATCCATCCACGCCTATGCGCAGATGCTCCTTTACCCGTACTCCTACAAGTACACCGCAATCCCCAACTTTAACTGTGTGGTAAGAAGCCCACCATCTCACAGGCTGCACCACCATCACAACCACAGATGTCAATGagtttcatttggattttatctGAAATGAAAAGCCAACTGTTTTCacaaatctaaaaaatgtgATGTCTAGTTGTGTTCAGCCATCAATACTTTGTCGAACAACTTTTAACTATCTCtccatcagttttgcacatgtaGAAACTAAATGTTGTGCCAATTCTTTGCAAAGTAGCAGAAGCTCTgttagattggatggagactgtctttgaaaaacatgaacatgaatatgttttgatctaaacctttccactgtagctctgacaGTTTGTTTGGagtctttgtcctgctggatgaTGAGCCTCTGCCTCAGTCTCAACTCTTGTACagcctctaataggttttctttcaggattgtcctATATTTAGTTCCATCTATCTTCTGATCATCTGGTAACAGTTTCCCAATCCccgctaaagaaaagcatccctataGTGTGATACTGCCGCCACCATATTTTACCATGGGGTTAATGccttcagggtgatgtgcagtgttagttttcatcCACAAATAACAATTAGCATGTAGGCCTGATTCCATCATATGGCTTAAGGATACCTGAAAATAGGATTTattgtggctttctttcaacaactgCTGATTTTGTGCAAAAACTTGATTTGTGGAGTTGTCCTGTCAGCAGGTTATCCCATCTAAGCctaggatctctgcagcttctccagggTTACTATAGGCCTCTTGAATGCTTCACTAATTATAGCTCTACTTGACCAATCTGTCCCTTAACATGAGGCCGAGTCTAGACCAAATCTAGATAATATCATGACCAAGAACAAGGCTTTGAGGGAGGCGGGATCAATTCCAAGACCAAACCACTGCGACACCATTTTCAAACAGCTGCTGTAGTTATGATAATGTAGTTGTTGGTGCGAAGATCAATAGCAAGCGATTTTAAAACATTCTAGACTAACAGGTTGCACTTAGTGCGGCTATCTTTTTCAATCAGGTGCATAATATGTAAATGAATCCTAATTTGTAAATAAGCACACCCTTAGCTACATTTCACTAATCGATTTGGCAAGTTGATAAGTTAAACAGACACACCAGACAACCCGGAAGAGTGCAAACATCCAGATGAAGGTAAACTGATTTCATATTAGCTTCAGGCAGAGTGAATGAAGGAGACAGGTCGAGTTGGAACttagtgttctttttttctttgtattgtaCAGTCAGAAAAACCTATGTAAATTTGCATCAAAAATGTTTCTCTCTCTTGTTTTCTCATCACTCTGATCCTCAGTGCCTGGGGGCACAGATGCCAGCGCTGaaatttttaaagtaaaacaaatttcaACGCAGCCAGGAGTTTCACACTaagatgcattaaaaaaaagaatgctgCAGCACACCCGAGACAAGACCAAGACTTTGCAAATGTGGTACCAAGACCGGTCTTTAGACCAGGATCAAGACTGGTCTCAATTACCACAACACTGGAGCTTATGTGCATCCAGTAGTGGTAGTTTTGCCATTATACCACACCTTTTCCATCATATGTTGATGGATTATAGAGAGCTcagtgaaatgttcaaagcttgtgaTATTATTTTACATCCAACCCCGGCTttgttctgctgtgttccttggtcttcatgatgctgtttgctcaaaCCTCTCAGGCCTTCAGAAAAAGAGATTTATTACATACAGGTAGATTCTATttgctaattatgtgacttctgaGGGTTgtttgtactggattttattcaggggtaaCAGATTAAAGGGGGGACTGACTTAAAATGCATGCCATAAATTCAATGAAAGGTTGTTTTCCCAGGAGTCAGCTGCTCAGAATGCAGTGGCAGCGCTGTATTCTGCATATGGAGTGAGGTACAGATACGGACCTGCCTCCACAACCTTGTGtaagttatgtttttttcatcacAATTTTAGAGTTTTCCAAAAAGAAGCAACATTGGCGGATTACTATATAAGAATAATATAAGAAATGTcagattttattaataatttcaaCCATTGcgttttatttacttattgcAGATGTTAGCTCCGGCAGCTCTATTGACTGGGCTTACAGGAATGGGATTCCCTATGCGTTTGCATTTGAGCTGAGGGATACGGGTCATTTTGGTTTCCTCCTGCCTGAGTCACTGATCAAGCCCACCTGCACTGAGACCTTGAGAGCCGTGAAAGCCATAGCGTCGGGTCTGCTGAAGAAGTGCAACACAGAGAAGAACAGATTTCCATATATATGAACAATACTCTTGTTGAATTTCTAACTCCTCCCAGACGTTATTGGGTGAAGAACTCAAAAAGACATCCAGCAAATTAATGTCattgatttgttttgattttgcatTTAGGAAATGGTCATGGTGGCCTCAGAGTGCctgtataaaattatttttcacagcAAATGGTAGGGATGTGAGCACTTGACAAGCTATGGTGGCACTTTGAAAGTCAAATGAAAAATTACTTTTgatattaaaacaattaaacaaccTGTCCATTAattgtatgtatgtttgtatgtgatTATATATTTCAAAATTGTATTGAACCTAACAGCGGATACTAACCGCAAATTTACTAATACATAATATAGGCAGAAGTATAACCTAGTATCAACCCACCCCTTCTCCTGTGATATTATTCCCATCACTATCTATCAATGAAAACATACTTAATTTCATACAAATGttatacaaatgtaaaaaaataaatatatatatataatatataataaaaaaatatagatatatacatataaaatatatacaggtccttctcaaaatattagcatattgtgataaagttcattattttccataatgtcatgatgaaaatttaacattcatatattttagattcattgcacactaactgaaatatttcaggtcttttattgtcttaatacggatgattttggcatacagctcatgaaaactcaaaattcctatctcacaaaattagcatatcattaaaagggtctctaaacgagctatgaacctaatcatctgaatcaacaagttaactctaaacacctgcaaaagattcctgaggcctttaaaactcccagcctggttcatcactcaaaaccccaatcatgggtaagactgccgacctgactgctgtccagaaggccactattgacaccctcaagcaagagggtaagacacagaaagacatttctgaacgaataggctgttcccagagtgctgtatcaaggcacctcagtgggaagtctgtgggaaggaaaaagtgtggcagaaaacgctgcacaacgagaagaggtgaccggaccctgaggaagattgtggagaagggccgattccagaccttgggggacctgcggaagcagtggactgagtctggagtagaaacatccagagccaccgtgcacaggcgtgtgcaggaaatgggctacaggtgctgcattccccagacctgggctacagagaagcagcactggactgttgctcagtggtccaaagtacttttttcgga encodes the following:
- the cpa6 gene encoding carboxypeptidase A6, which produces MDLDHRRGSGASAVLTCVIICLNVPYLVGAHLYNNRYAGDQVFRITPTNDVEVQALKKILGQIKVDFWQPNSASLIHQNATVDVHAKQNDTQDLHARFKLERIKYRVFISNLQKEIEKQTGYRSSRKRRSESQYDYEIYHSLEEIQNWMFEMNRSHPQLVTMFSVGKSYEGRPLYVFQLGKRSRPQKKSVWIDCGVHAREWIGPAFCQWFVKEALSSYKYDSVMTRLLNQLDFFIMPVFNVDGYHFSWNTDRFWRKTRSKNHKFHCRGVDANRNWKVKWCNEGASSHPCDDTYCGPFPESEPEVKAVAKFLRKHKERMKAYISIHAYAQMLLYPYSYKYTAIPNFNCVESAAQNAVAALYSAYGVRYRYGPASTTLYVSSGSSIDWAYRNGIPYAFAFELRDTGHFGFLLPESLIKPTCTETLRAVKAIASGLLKKCNTEKNRFPYI